One Amycolatopsis sp. NBC_00355 genomic window carries:
- a CDS encoding AMP-binding protein, protein MPLSPSAHTDSFCRDRLPPEAQWPRLVFDLPELRYPDRLNAATVLLDHTVARLGPDRPCLRSPRETWTYGDVLARANRIAHVLTADLGVVPGNRVLLRGSNTPWLAACWLGVLKAGAVAVTTMPMLRRGELDKIVERAAPTVALCDERLLDELPPDLPVVAYGTDLAGRCARHPATFDDVPTAADDVGLLAFTSGTTGSPKATMHFHRDLLAIADTFSRHVLKPTADDLFCGTPPLAFTFGLGGLLVFPLHAGASVLLLERATPKELAATVAEQAVTVLFTAPTAYRAILGAGDGPLLAGVRRAVSAGEALPATVAEQYREIVGQPLIDGIGSTEMLHVFISAADDAARPGSTGTVVPGFRATVLDFDGRPVPDGTPGLLAVQGPTGCRYLGDPRQADYVRDGWNLTGDTYVRDADGYFRFVARSDDMIVSSGYNIAAPEVEEVLLTHPDVAECAVVGTPDPERGSVVTAFVVPRPGAEPGPDLAHTLQEHAKAVAAPYKYPRRVRFVDALPRNASGKLQRFLLREG, encoded by the coding sequence ATGCCGCTTTCTCCCAGCGCTCACACCGACTCGTTCTGCCGCGATCGGCTGCCGCCCGAGGCGCAGTGGCCGCGGCTCGTGTTCGACCTGCCGGAGCTGCGTTATCCCGACCGGCTCAACGCCGCCACCGTGCTGCTCGACCACACCGTCGCGCGGCTCGGGCCGGATCGGCCGTGCCTGCGGTCGCCGCGCGAGACGTGGACCTACGGGGACGTGCTCGCGCGCGCCAACCGGATCGCGCACGTGCTCACCGCCGATCTCGGCGTCGTGCCCGGCAACCGCGTGCTGCTGCGCGGGAGCAACACGCCGTGGCTCGCGGCGTGCTGGCTGGGCGTGCTCAAGGCCGGGGCGGTCGCCGTCACGACCATGCCGATGCTGCGCCGCGGCGAGCTCGACAAGATCGTCGAACGCGCGGCGCCCACCGTCGCCCTGTGCGACGAGCGCCTGCTCGACGAGCTGCCGCCCGATCTGCCGGTGGTCGCCTACGGCACCGACCTGGCCGGACGCTGCGCACGGCACCCGGCGACCTTCGACGACGTGCCGACGGCCGCCGACGACGTCGGATTGCTCGCCTTCACCTCCGGCACCACCGGGTCACCGAAAGCGACCATGCACTTCCACCGCGACCTGCTCGCCATCGCCGACACATTCTCCCGGCACGTCCTCAAACCGACCGCGGACGACCTGTTCTGCGGCACCCCTCCCCTCGCGTTCACCTTCGGCCTCGGCGGCCTCCTCGTCTTCCCCTTGCACGCCGGCGCGTCCGTGCTCCTGCTCGAGCGCGCCACCCCGAAGGAGCTGGCCGCGACCGTCGCCGAGCAGGCGGTGACCGTGCTTTTCACCGCGCCAACCGCCTACCGCGCGATCCTCGGTGCCGGCGACGGCCCGCTGCTGGCCGGCGTCCGGCGCGCCGTGTCCGCCGGCGAAGCGCTCCCGGCCACCGTGGCCGAGCAGTACCGGGAGATCGTCGGACAGCCCCTCATCGACGGCATCGGCAGCACGGAGATGCTGCACGTGTTCATCTCCGCCGCCGACGACGCGGCCCGCCCGGGCTCGACCGGCACCGTCGTGCCCGGGTTCCGCGCCACCGTGCTCGACTTCGACGGCCGCCCGGTCCCCGACGGGACGCCGGGGCTGCTCGCCGTGCAGGGCCCCACCGGCTGCCGCTACCTCGGCGACCCCCGGCAGGCCGACTACGTCCGCGACGGCTGGAACCTGACCGGCGACACCTACGTCCGCGACGCCGACGGCTACTTCCGGTTCGTCGCCCGCAGCGACGACATGATCGTGTCCTCCGGCTACAACATCGCCGCCCCCGAGGTGGAAGAGGTACTGCTGACCCACCCGGACGTCGCCGAATGCGCGGTGGTCGGCACCCCCGACCCGGAGCGCGGGTCGGTGGTGACCGCCTTCGTCGTGCCCCGGCCGGGTGCCGAGCCGGGGCCGGACCTCGCGCACACCCTGCAGGAGCACGCCAAAGCCGTTGCCGCGCCGTACAAGTACCCGCGCCGGGTGCGGTTCGTGGACGCGCTGCCGCGCAACGCGAGCGGCAAGCTCCAGCGCTTCCTGCTGCGCGAAGGGTGA
- a CDS encoding DUF998 domain-containing protein, giving the protein MVTVPARRTSVAVSLAGVAALVVGAAMVLLLQVIPPTDQISATRRTISEYGLSDHKWVFDIAVVLVASGSAAGLAVLAGQRRLPVAAAILGALWTIGLLVIVAFPKPDWATVSRSDFGGTLHRVASVVAFVALPLAVLIASRTAFPASSGRRWVARVLAIASLGWFAVILGAVVVAAAEGGRWWTLIPLGLVERGMAVTELIALGVLLAPAGERSRE; this is encoded by the coding sequence ATGGTCACGGTCCCTGCGCGACGGACGTCCGTCGCGGTCTCGCTAGCGGGTGTCGCCGCGCTCGTGGTGGGCGCCGCGATGGTGCTGTTGCTGCAGGTCATCCCGCCGACCGACCAGATCAGCGCGACCCGCCGCACGATCAGCGAGTACGGCCTGTCGGATCACAAGTGGGTGTTCGACATCGCGGTGGTCCTGGTGGCGTCCGGCTCGGCCGCGGGGCTCGCGGTGCTGGCCGGCCAACGCCGGCTGCCCGTGGCCGCGGCGATCCTGGGAGCACTGTGGACGATCGGCCTGCTGGTGATCGTGGCGTTCCCGAAGCCGGACTGGGCGACGGTCTCCCGCTCGGACTTCGGCGGCACCCTGCACCGCGTCGCGAGCGTGGTGGCGTTCGTCGCGCTGCCGCTGGCGGTGCTGATCGCTTCGCGCACGGCGTTCCCGGCGTCCTCCGGCCGGCGGTGGGTCGCGCGTGTGCTGGCGATCGCGTCCCTGGGCTGGTTCGCGGTGATCCTGGGCGCGGTCGTGGTGGCCGCGGCCGAGGGCGGGCGGTGGTGGACGCTGATCCCGCTGGGGCTGGTGGAACGCGGGATGGCGGTGACGGAGCTGATCGCGCTGGGCGTGTTGCTGGCGCCGGCGGGCGAGCGCTCACGGGAGTAA
- a CDS encoding J domain-containing protein, which yields MPEVDYYEVLGVRRDATASDVKTAYRRLAKTMHPDAGGTVGTFRLLREAYDVLSDPVSRDRYDAGGATVVPVPVRPRPRRRFGDEPGFVPDLPDLDAEDLTWWHFAGEDTRMRHGRRRGPGHTPVVVAVGGMVLVLLPLVSGVEFSPPVLVVWLILTAGTALLVHRLARGYLRASRARDAYAEEFGGRTVFGAPGTERDELAERLTAELLETYLTRLPGARIFHGLAWPGSVFADVDHAVLCGKRLVLIESKIWLPGHYETAEDGRLLRNGRPFRGGGSRLAESLAAYRDLLPGVALRGAMIVYPSRSGELTTADPDDLPAPPMTPETFLHEIGEWLAAEPSTVDHDALRAMRDQVVGGGGRAA from the coding sequence GTGCCCGAGGTCGACTACTACGAGGTGCTCGGCGTCCGCCGTGACGCCACGGCGTCCGACGTCAAGACGGCCTACCGCAGGCTCGCCAAGACCATGCACCCGGACGCCGGCGGCACGGTCGGCACGTTCCGGCTGCTCCGCGAGGCCTACGACGTCCTGAGCGACCCCGTCAGCCGCGACCGCTACGACGCGGGCGGCGCCACCGTCGTGCCGGTCCCGGTGCGGCCACGGCCACGGCGGCGCTTCGGCGACGAGCCCGGCTTCGTACCCGACCTGCCCGACCTCGACGCCGAAGACCTGACCTGGTGGCACTTCGCGGGCGAGGACACCCGGATGCGGCACGGCCGGCGCCGCGGGCCCGGGCACACGCCCGTCGTCGTCGCGGTGGGCGGCATGGTGCTGGTGCTGCTGCCGCTGGTCAGCGGGGTCGAGTTCTCGCCGCCGGTGCTGGTCGTCTGGCTCATCCTCACCGCCGGCACCGCGTTGCTGGTGCACCGGCTGGCCCGCGGCTACCTGCGCGCGTCCCGCGCCCGGGACGCCTACGCCGAGGAGTTCGGCGGCCGCACCGTTTTCGGCGCTCCCGGCACCGAGCGCGACGAGCTGGCCGAGCGGCTCACCGCCGAGCTCCTGGAGACCTACCTGACCCGGCTGCCCGGCGCCCGGATCTTCCACGGGCTCGCCTGGCCGGGCTCGGTGTTCGCCGACGTCGACCACGCCGTGCTGTGCGGGAAGCGGCTGGTGCTCATCGAGTCGAAGATCTGGCTGCCCGGGCACTACGAAACCGCCGAGGACGGCCGGCTGCTGCGCAACGGGCGGCCGTTCCGCGGCGGCGGCAGCCGGCTCGCCGAAAGCCTCGCCGCCTACCGCGACCTGCTGCCCGGCGTCGCGCTGCGCGGCGCGATGATCGTGTACCCGAGCCGCAGCGGCGAGCTGACCACAGCGGACCCGGACGACCTGCCCGCTCCGCCGATGACGCCGGAGACGTTCCTGCACGAGATCGGCGAATGGCTCGCCGCCGAACCGTCCACTGTGGACCACGACGCGCTGCGAGCCATGCGTGACCAGGTCGTCGGCGGGGGCGGCCGGGCGGCGTGA
- a CDS encoding DUF3592 domain-containing protein produces the protein MFAFGLSEDPRGTGRRLWLLGVPTTLAWAVAGWSGALGLLDTFRLMSLNRVGAWGADAGPAASLVLFFSLSVTAASSLGFAMLWSGGVSLGRMGVGFQASSLAAFLGVALGSGVAIPSWTRPEAVGQRLPFLDGTPEPWSDVDWVVYYEPYLVPAVAGLVALVLIVVLLREFLTTAEADDRAQALAQRGRLVTGQVTHVEFTNVWVMGNPRFTVHVTFPAETGERTVVSTMVTPIMRSPARGSKVRVRYDPQDPGAVLVEPDPDDHAIRYPPFL, from the coding sequence GTGTTCGCATTCGGGTTGTCGGAGGACCCGCGGGGCACCGGCCGCCGGCTGTGGCTGCTCGGGGTGCCCACGACGCTCGCCTGGGCGGTCGCGGGCTGGTCGGGCGCCCTCGGGCTGCTGGACACGTTCCGGCTGATGTCGCTGAACCGCGTCGGCGCGTGGGGGGCCGACGCGGGCCCGGCGGCGTCCCTGGTGCTGTTCTTCAGCCTCTCGGTCACGGCGGCGTCGTCACTCGGCTTCGCGATGCTGTGGAGCGGCGGCGTGTCCCTGGGCCGGATGGGCGTCGGCTTCCAGGCGAGCTCGCTGGCCGCGTTCCTCGGCGTCGCGCTGGGCAGCGGCGTGGCGATCCCGTCGTGGACCCGGCCGGAGGCGGTGGGGCAGCGGCTGCCGTTCCTCGACGGCACGCCCGAGCCCTGGTCCGACGTCGACTGGGTCGTCTACTACGAGCCGTACCTGGTGCCGGCGGTGGCCGGGCTGGTGGCGCTGGTGCTGATCGTGGTGCTGCTGCGGGAGTTCCTGACCACGGCGGAGGCGGACGACCGCGCGCAGGCCCTGGCCCAGCGCGGCCGCCTGGTGACCGGGCAGGTCACGCACGTCGAGTTCACCAACGTCTGGGTGATGGGCAACCCGCGCTTCACGGTCCACGTCACCTTCCCGGCGGAGACGGGCGAGCGCACGGTGGTGTCGACGATGGTCACCCCGATCATGCGGTCCCCGGCCCGCGGCTCGAAGGTCCGGGTCCGCTACGACCCGCAGGACCCGGGCGCGGTGCTGGTGGAACCGGACCCGGACGACCACGCGATCCGTTACCCGCCGTTTCTGTAA
- a CDS encoding SdrD B-like domain-containing protein has product MKVPDNWQLPYLPPLRLDGSGANTALEVQGVRPLSESLTAAIVLDKASYAVGETAKATVTLTNTGDRPLTGLFAGCDPGGFGRAIAVPNAQWGAFAPEHPAGQLAVGQRVVLTVSGKVPQAAGYYGVTGLDCYFDDGKTLGAPYVFTNAKVPGLKADAKGQVWADKNHNGRVDAGEGLAKTKVVLTEDGVHPVAITQTDAQGVATFKQVGVGNYVLRVLGGWTAVGDTTVYVVTPPYGYGDWSVQVAPR; this is encoded by the coding sequence GTGAAGGTGCCGGACAACTGGCAGCTGCCGTACCTGCCGCCGCTGCGGCTGGACGGCAGTGGTGCGAACACCGCCCTCGAGGTCCAGGGCGTCCGCCCGCTCAGCGAGAGCCTGACGGCGGCCATCGTGCTGGACAAGGCGAGTTACGCGGTCGGCGAGACCGCGAAGGCGACGGTCACCCTCACCAACACCGGCGACCGGCCGCTCACCGGCCTCTTCGCCGGCTGCGACCCGGGCGGTTTCGGCCGGGCGATCGCCGTCCCGAACGCCCAGTGGGGCGCCTTCGCCCCCGAGCACCCGGCCGGGCAGCTGGCGGTGGGGCAGCGGGTCGTCCTGACGGTGTCGGGCAAGGTGCCGCAGGCGGCCGGCTACTACGGCGTCACCGGTCTCGACTGCTACTTCGACGACGGCAAGACGCTGGGCGCCCCGTACGTGTTCACGAACGCCAAGGTGCCCGGGCTGAAGGCCGACGCCAAGGGGCAGGTGTGGGCCGACAAGAACCACAACGGCCGGGTCGACGCGGGGGAGGGCCTGGCGAAGACCAAGGTCGTGCTGACCGAGGACGGCGTCCACCCCGTCGCGATCACCCAGACCGACGCGCAGGGCGTCGCGACCTTCAAGCAGGTCGGCGTCGGGAACTACGTGCTCCGCGTGCTGGGCGGGTGGACGGCCGTGGGTGACACGACGGTCTACGTCGTGACGCCGCCGTACGGCTACGGCGACTGGAGCGTCCAGGTGGCTCCCCGCTGA
- a CDS encoding M14 family zinc carboxypeptidase: MLLASAIALAGTFVALPAGTAGAAQNILRADKSVARSCFAKLQPKGTSGTDRRDLTSTVDGLVQARLKATSGAEGDWDVAVFDKATGGVVAASTALRSHELAESFVKKGQQLVVQGCRYGGSAGQVQLGVDFLALTPQGTPTTAQKAQLVRVDTPTRADKNKLTGLGLDVTEKGDATGVEVVLANDTDRKTLKDSGFTSKVIEADLSAKSVQDAKTDRQYAAKTAASALPSGRTAYRHLYDYNYEMKELARKNPGLVSAFTMPESTWEGRDVVGVEIATDVKNITDGKPVNFTMGVHHAREWPAGEHVMEWAYELINGYSHDPAIRSLVGKTRNIVVPIINPDGFEISREAEPKGDFSRFDYEMKRKNCNVNDSPPQFATGVCKANPGGRIRGTDPNRNYGGFWGGNGAEVAWSGDTFRGSAPFSEPEVRNVRSIVSSRQVTNLMTMHTVAALVLRPPGVADVRPPLEEPAYKALGDKMASRNGYTSEPSWALYDTTGTTEDWSYWATGGWGFTIEVGGNGFHGPYADSVVAEYEGLAPATGAGKGGNRQALLDQLSNAADPQQHSTLIGSAPKGYQLKLHKTFQTPTSPVIQADGTTKPPIYYTDDLNSKLTTTGGRFAWSVNPSTRPYVAGRYGRDPQGPAQQGYAVANPAGVPPINQNYPADTAGDSFTFHVDGLPKVDNGKFSVNINWAGTSTDWDLFIYDSAGNLVSSSANGGTTSEHAVLFDPPAGDYKAVVVNYDQADPNAVDDWTGDVSFSSPIPPTYGTKEAYQLTCTSPKGQLVGVADVFADRGQTVDVGEVCTRSAHAQKQRASGGVR; the protein is encoded by the coding sequence GTGCTGCTGGCTTCGGCCATCGCGCTGGCCGGCACGTTCGTCGCGCTGCCGGCCGGCACCGCCGGCGCGGCGCAGAACATCCTGCGTGCCGACAAGTCGGTCGCCCGCTCGTGCTTCGCGAAACTGCAGCCCAAGGGTACTTCGGGCACCGATCGCCGCGACCTCACGTCCACTGTGGACGGTCTGGTCCAGGCCCGGCTGAAGGCGACGTCGGGCGCCGAGGGTGACTGGGACGTCGCCGTGTTCGACAAGGCGACCGGCGGTGTTGTCGCCGCTTCGACGGCGTTGCGCTCCCACGAACTCGCCGAAAGCTTCGTGAAGAAGGGCCAGCAGCTCGTCGTCCAGGGCTGCCGCTACGGCGGCTCGGCCGGCCAGGTCCAGCTCGGCGTCGACTTCCTGGCGCTGACCCCGCAGGGCACGCCGACCACCGCGCAGAAAGCGCAGCTGGTCCGCGTCGACACGCCGACGCGGGCCGACAAGAACAAGCTGACCGGCCTCGGCCTCGACGTCACCGAGAAGGGTGACGCGACCGGCGTCGAGGTCGTCCTCGCGAACGACACCGACCGCAAGACCCTCAAGGACAGCGGCTTCACCTCGAAGGTGATCGAAGCCGACCTGTCCGCGAAGTCGGTGCAGGACGCGAAGACCGACCGCCAGTACGCGGCGAAGACCGCCGCCTCGGCGCTGCCCTCCGGGCGCACCGCCTACCGGCACCTCTACGACTACAACTACGAGATGAAGGAGCTGGCCCGCAAGAACCCCGGCCTCGTCTCGGCGTTCACCATGCCGGAGTCGACCTGGGAAGGCCGCGACGTCGTCGGCGTCGAGATCGCCACCGACGTCAAGAACATCACCGACGGCAAGCCGGTGAACTTCACCATGGGCGTGCACCACGCCCGGGAGTGGCCGGCCGGCGAGCACGTCATGGAGTGGGCGTACGAGCTGATCAACGGCTACTCGCACGACCCCGCGATCCGCAGCCTGGTCGGCAAGACCCGCAACATCGTCGTGCCGATCATCAACCCGGACGGCTTCGAGATCTCCCGCGAAGCCGAGCCGAAGGGTGACTTCAGCCGCTTCGACTATGAAATGAAGCGCAAGAACTGCAACGTCAACGACTCGCCGCCGCAGTTCGCGACCGGCGTGTGCAAGGCCAACCCGGGCGGCCGGATCCGCGGCACCGACCCGAACCGCAACTACGGCGGCTTCTGGGGCGGCAACGGCGCCGAGGTGGCCTGGAGCGGTGACACCTTCCGCGGGTCCGCGCCGTTCAGCGAGCCCGAGGTCCGCAACGTGCGCTCGATCGTGTCCTCGCGCCAGGTGACCAACCTGATGACGATGCACACCGTCGCCGCGCTGGTGCTGCGTCCGCCGGGTGTGGCCGACGTCCGCCCGCCGCTCGAGGAGCCGGCCTACAAGGCCCTCGGCGACAAGATGGCGTCGCGCAACGGCTACACGAGCGAGCCGAGCTGGGCGCTCTACGACACCACCGGCACCACCGAAGACTGGTCGTACTGGGCCACCGGCGGCTGGGGCTTCACCATCGAGGTCGGCGGCAACGGCTTCCACGGCCCTTACGCCGACAGCGTGGTGGCGGAGTACGAAGGCCTCGCGCCGGCCACCGGCGCGGGCAAGGGCGGCAACCGCCAGGCGCTGCTGGACCAGCTGAGCAACGCCGCCGACCCGCAGCAGCACTCGACGCTGATCGGTTCGGCCCCGAAGGGCTACCAGCTCAAGCTGCACAAGACGTTCCAGACGCCGACGTCGCCGGTGATCCAGGCCGACGGCACCACCAAGCCGCCGATCTACTACACCGACGACCTGAACTCGAAGCTCACCACCACCGGTGGGCGGTTCGCGTGGTCGGTCAACCCGTCGACGCGCCCCTACGTCGCCGGCCGCTACGGGCGTGACCCGCAGGGCCCGGCGCAGCAGGGTTACGCGGTGGCGAACCCGGCCGGGGTGCCGCCGATCAACCAGAACTACCCGGCCGACACCGCGGGTGACTCGTTCACCTTCCACGTCGACGGCCTGCCGAAGGTGGACAACGGGAAGTTCAGCGTCAACATCAACTGGGCCGGCACGTCGACCGACTGGGACCTGTTCATCTACGACTCGGCCGGCAACCTGGTCAGCTCGTCGGCGAACGGCGGCACGACGTCCGAGCACGCCGTGCTGTTCGACCCGCCGGCCGGCGACTACAAGGCCGTGGTGGTCAACTACGACCAGGCCGACCCGAACGCCGTCGACGACTGGACCGGGGACGTCTCGTTCTCGTCGCCGATCCCGCCGACCTACGGCACGAAGGAGGCCTACCAGCTGACCTGCACGTCGCCGAAGGGCCAGCTCGTCGGTGTGGCGGACGTCTTCGCCGACCGCGGCCAGACGGTCGACGTCGGTGAGGTCTGCACCCGGTCCGCGCACGCGCAGAAGCAGCGCGCGTCGGGCGGCGTCCGGTAG
- a CDS encoding TetR/AcrR family transcriptional regulator — translation MPKRVDHQQRRREIAEALYRIAATRGLAAVTLRAVAAEAGISMNLVQYYFPAKEDMLRFAWERMAELSAERATGGIVAALGTGDERAVVRAYLAGVLPSDERSRTLCAVQIAYFAVDVTRGSRQPDQEALLPHLVRGLADQIRLAQSKNGVPADLDAEREADTLATMAAGLVSGILVGAYTDEQAAALVDYRLDRLFGAS, via the coding sequence GTGCCGAAACGCGTCGACCATCAGCAGCGCCGGCGCGAAATCGCGGAAGCGCTGTACCGGATCGCCGCCACCCGGGGCCTGGCCGCTGTGACGCTGCGTGCGGTCGCCGCCGAGGCCGGGATCTCGATGAACCTGGTGCAGTACTACTTCCCGGCCAAGGAGGACATGCTCCGGTTTGCCTGGGAGCGGATGGCCGAGCTGAGCGCCGAGCGCGCCACGGGCGGGATCGTCGCGGCGCTCGGCACCGGCGACGAACGCGCGGTCGTGCGGGCGTACCTGGCCGGCGTGCTGCCGTCCGACGAGCGCAGCCGCACGCTCTGCGCGGTCCAGATCGCCTACTTCGCCGTCGACGTCACCCGCGGCAGCCGGCAACCGGACCAGGAAGCCCTGCTGCCGCACCTGGTTCGAGGCCTCGCGGATCAGATCCGCTTGGCGCAGAGCAAGAACGGCGTCCCGGCGGACCTCGACGCCGAACGGGAAGCGGACACCCTCGCGACGATGGCCGCCGGCCTCGTCTCCGGCATCCTGGTCGGCGCCTACACGGACGAGCAGGCCGCGGCGCTCGTCGACTACCGGCTCGACCGGCTGTTCGGCGCGTCCTGA
- a CDS encoding GTP pyrophosphokinase — translation MTTDPAAEHASLSEAAEELAVAGQLPRFLLMYKFAIEELMTKLRILSEEFDFVHRHDPIEHITSRVKRPEAIKEKVHRRGLGSDWVSAARALDDIAGIRVVCPFVDDVFAVARMLTAQDDVELLRTKDYIARPKANGYRSLHLIVRIPVFLSDRVEKVKVEVQLRTIAMDFWAAVEHKLSYKYRDSVPPDFAGELSAAAATAADLDARMAALHERIR, via the coding sequence GTGACCACCGATCCGGCGGCCGAGCACGCTTCTTTGAGCGAGGCGGCCGAAGAGCTCGCCGTCGCCGGGCAGCTCCCGCGTTTCCTGCTGATGTACAAGTTCGCCATCGAAGAACTGATGACGAAACTGCGGATCCTCAGCGAGGAGTTCGACTTCGTCCACCGGCACGACCCGATCGAGCACATCACGAGCCGGGTCAAGCGGCCGGAGGCGATCAAGGAGAAGGTGCACCGCCGCGGCCTGGGCAGCGACTGGGTCTCCGCCGCCCGCGCGCTCGACGACATCGCCGGCATCCGCGTGGTCTGCCCGTTCGTCGACGACGTCTTCGCGGTGGCCCGCATGCTGACCGCCCAGGACGACGTCGAACTGCTGCGCACCAAGGACTACATCGCCCGCCCCAAGGCCAACGGCTACCGCAGCCTGCACCTGATCGTGCGCATCCCGGTATTCCTGTCCGACCGGGTCGAGAAGGTCAAGGTGGAGGTCCAGTTGCGCACCATCGCGATGGACTTCTGGGCGGCGGTCGAGCACAAGCTGTCGTACAAGTACCGCGACAGCGTCCCCCCGGACTTCGCGGGCGAACTGTCTGCGGCCGCTGCGACCGCGGCGGACTTGGACGCCCGGATGGCCGCATTGCACGAACGGATCCGCTAA
- a CDS encoding LysE family translocator, with translation MSPAATLGTVLLAYLPAAVSPGPNFVLIAHTAAAGTRRTAVSVALGVVAAGGLLAAVAVFGLGAVLARTPWLATALRVVCGAYLAWLGIRLWIRARAPESAPPAARGGAFRQGVVSNLTNPKAAAFFGSVLTATLPPSEPVGIKVAAVALIVAASAVWHLSVALLFSAPATQRWYEHAKPALNRVVGTILVVLGVALAVTP, from the coding sequence GTGAGCCCCGCTGCCACCCTCGGCACCGTGCTGCTGGCCTACCTCCCCGCGGCCGTCTCCCCCGGCCCCAACTTCGTCCTCATCGCGCACACGGCGGCGGCCGGGACCCGGCGCACCGCGGTGTCGGTCGCGCTCGGCGTCGTCGCCGCGGGCGGGCTGCTCGCCGCGGTCGCCGTCTTCGGGCTGGGTGCCGTCCTGGCACGCACGCCGTGGCTGGCCACGGCCTTGCGCGTCGTCTGCGGCGCTTACCTGGCGTGGCTGGGGATCCGGCTGTGGATTCGGGCCCGCGCGCCCGAATCCGCCCCACCGGCGGCTCGGGGCGGCGCGTTCCGCCAGGGCGTCGTCAGCAACCTGACCAACCCGAAGGCCGCCGCGTTCTTCGGCAGCGTGCTCACCGCGACGCTCCCGCCGAGCGAACCGGTGGGGATCAAGGTCGCGGCGGTCGCGCTGATCGTCGCCGCGTCGGCCGTCTGGCACCTGTCAGTGGCGCTGCTGTTCTCGGCCCCGGCCACCCAACGCTGGTACGAACACGCGAAACCGGCCCTGAACCGCGTCGTGGGCACGATCCTCGTCGTCCTCGGTGTCGCACTGGCCGTAACGCCGTGA